The Calothrix sp. PCC 7507 DNA segment AGGGGTGAAAATTATGGCGCAAAAAGCCCAGTGCTGCCCCTCCTAATGCTGCTAGTACTAGAGTTGCTGCTGCTCGATTGGGAATCTGAGCAGAAACCGCTAATAGACTCATAGCAGTGATAAAGCTGATTCCTCCCGCCAAACCATCCATACCGTCCATCAGGTTGACGGCATTGGTAATACCTACTACCCAAAATACCGTAAGCAGTATTGACAGAAGATAGTCGATGGGAGTGCCAAAAGTGACTTCAATCCTAATACCATTAGCCACCAGCAACAGTGCTGTCAGCACCTGAGTAAACATGCGAACGGAGGGAGGTAAGCCGAATTGGTCATCGATAAAGCCAACAAGGACTAATATCGTACCTCCCAAAAGAATGGTCAGCACCTGAACCAATACACCTTGCAGTTCTATTGGTCGTAAAAGAGTAGCTAGTACCAAAGCGGCAATTACTCCCGCGTAGATAGCTAGCCCCCCTGCATTGGGTAAAGGTTCTCGATTGAGTCGCCGTGCGTTTGGTTGGTCTGCCCAACCCACCCGCAAGGCAAATTTGCGTACTGTCGGCATCAACCGCCACGTTACTAGCCCAGCCAAGAGAAATGTAAATACTACTGCTAACCAGCCGGTGCCGCTAGGGTCAGCAATACCGAGGTACTTAAGGGAGTTGTATAAAAAGTTCATCTCCCAATTCAACCATGACTGCCAATATCGGAAATGAGTATCAACTGTATACTAATCAATTTTTTTATTTCCATTTGTAACCTGAACTGATCGGAGAATTAGCACTCTTGTCCTGTGAGTGCTAAATTGTCTAATGGAAGCGCTTGAGAAATAAAACATGGCGAAAATTATTGCATTTGATGAGGAATCGCGGCGGGCCCTAGAACGGGGTGTTAACGCCCTTGCTGATGCCGTAAAAATCACCTTGGGACCCAAAGGTCGTAACGTCCTGTTAGAAAAAAAATTTGGTGCACCCCAGATTGTCAACGATGGTATCACTGTTGCCAAGGAAATTGAATTAGAAGATCCATTGGAAAACACAGGGGCTAGGCTCATCCAAGAAGTGGCATCCAAAACAAAAGATGTGGCTGGGGATGGAACTACGACTGCCACGGTTTTAGCACAGGCGTTGATTAGGGAAGGTTTGAAGAACGTTGCGGCTGGTACTAACCCAGTTAGTTTAAAACGGGGAATTGACAAGACTGTCGAGGCCCTAGTGAAGGAAATTGCCAAAATCGCCAAACCAGTAGAAGGAAGTGCGATCACTCAAGTCGCCACAGTCTCAGCTGGCAACGATGAGGAAGTTGGCAAGATGATTGCCGATGCGATGGATAGAGTCACCAAAGACGGTGTAATTACCGTTGAAGAATCTAAGTCCCTGACAACTGAACTGGAAGTGGTAGAAGGGATGCAGATTGACCGGGGTTATATTTCCCCCTACTTTATCACCAACAACGAGCGGCAGACAGTAGAATTTGAAAATGCTCGCATCTTGATTACCGACAAGAAAATCAGCAGCATTCAGGATTTAGTGCCGATTTTGGAAAAAGTCGCCCGTTTAGGTCAATCCTTGCTAGTCATCGCTGAGGATGTCGAAGGAGACGCTCTGGCGACTTTGGTGGTGAATAAAGCGCGGGGTGTGCTGTCTGTAGCCGCAATTAAAGCCCCTGGTTTTGGCGATCGCCGCAAAGCT contains these protein-coding regions:
- a CDS encoding MraY family glycosyltransferase produces the protein MNFLYNSLKYLGIADPSGTGWLAVVFTFLLAGLVTWRLMPTVRKFALRVGWADQPNARRLNREPLPNAGGLAIYAGVIAALVLATLLRPIELQGVLVQVLTILLGGTILVLVGFIDDQFGLPPSVRMFTQVLTALLLVANGIRIEVTFGTPIDYLLSILLTVFWVVGITNAVNLMDGMDGLAGGISFITAMSLLAVSAQIPNRAAATLVLAALGGAALGFLRHNFHPSRIIMGDAGAYFFGYVLAATSILGKLQVTTVFSLVPTVLFLLLPVLDTTQVIVRRLMAGKNPMSTPGKDHLHHRLLAWGFSQRRAAITLWSVTLVCNVLAMRIQGMTLVVMLATVISIIMLLSFTIWQRLRNV
- the groL gene encoding chaperonin GroEL (60 kDa chaperone family; promotes refolding of misfolded polypeptides especially under stressful conditions; forms two stacked rings of heptamers to form a barrel-shaped 14mer; ends can be capped by GroES; misfolded proteins enter the barrel where they are refolded when GroES binds), yielding MAKIIAFDEESRRALERGVNALADAVKITLGPKGRNVLLEKKFGAPQIVNDGITVAKEIELEDPLENTGARLIQEVASKTKDVAGDGTTTATVLAQALIREGLKNVAAGTNPVSLKRGIDKTVEALVKEIAKIAKPVEGSAITQVATVSAGNDEEVGKMIADAMDRVTKDGVITVEESKSLTTELEVVEGMQIDRGYISPYFITNNERQTVEFENARILITDKKISSIQDLVPILEKVARLGQSLLVIAEDVEGDALATLVVNKARGVLSVAAIKAPGFGDRRKALLQDIAILTDGQLISEEIGLSLDTAALEALGTASKITIDKESTTIVAGTNTKPEIQKRIAQIRKQLEETDSDYDQEKLQERIAKLAGGIAVIKVGAATETELKDRKLRIEDALNATKAAVEEGIVPGGGTTLIHLATKIQAIKNSLKDSEEKIGAEIIERALEAPLRQIADNAGAEGSVIVSKVRDTDFNIGYNAATGEFEDLIAAGIIDPAKVVRSALQNAASIAGLVLTTEALIVEKPEKKSAGPAPDGGMGGMGGMGGMGGMGGMGGMGMF